From the genome of Lineus longissimus chromosome 8, tnLinLong1.2, whole genome shotgun sequence, one region includes:
- the LOC135492111 gene encoding small ribosomal subunit protein uS15 has protein sequence MGRMHAPGKGISQSALPYRRSVPVWLKLTPDDVKEQIYKLAKKGLKPSQIGVILRDSNGVAQVRFVTGNKILRILKAKGLAPELPEDLYNLIKKAVAIRKHLERNRKDKDAKFRLILVESRIHRLARYYKTKKVLAPNWKYDSHTASALVA, from the exons ATGGGTCGTATGCACGCACCAGG AAAGGGTATTTCCCAGTCAGCTCTGCCGTACAGGAGGTCTGTCCCTGTG TGGTTGAAGCTCACCCCAGACGATGTCAAAGAGCAGATCTACAAGTTGGCCAAGAAGGGCCTGAAGCCATCTCAGATTG GTGTCATCCTGAGAGACAGCAATGGTGTTGCCCAGGTCCGATTTGTTACCGGCAACAAGATCCTGCGTATCCTGAAGGCCAAAGGTCTTGCACCTGAGCTGCCTGAGGATCTCTACAATTTGATCAAAAAGGCTGTCGCCATCCGCAAGCACTTGGAGAGAAACAGGAAG GACAAGGATGCCAAGTTCAGGCTCATTTTGGTTGAATCCAGAATCCACAGGTTGGCCCGTTACTACAAGACCAAGAAGGTGTTGGCACCAAACTGGAAGTA TGACTCCCATACTGCCTCAGCCCTGGTCGCCTAA
- the LOC135492286 gene encoding protein fuzzy homolog yields MAAYLLCLTEEGGVPIFTKTKGDLKLLPFPVIGSMNGVHMFASNHGVSLVTTTTEDSKVAWKVFHDSIKLILVSHDDQANDKYYLQCLDLLFNGMVLLCGLEELTKIRNVERLKKEIKVSLPLAETLLEQADLPLICDLTGCVDMVATSESATLQNCIDAFAESAESPYGCLFVYGKVVVATKKWWNLTSMEQILLSLLIHTLPKCSCRDLVVYLPDTSPKVPHRLLMFQLVQGVEACVICGPKPSLAELQRDVSRFWRTVFEPLKTLTWSHPRNFPTSIVLDKNILGFLLVNSESKRCLYSVHIQQEAEPNTGRRHCKTLPPKQCREILRSFYKSVCGTLFTTLSSPKIIPASAQDQDHQISSLNHATHGTYLVSPTHKCYALKNKTIQLYVLFSSSIPTYAMRSVSNKTLGALTKDKTMQL; encoded by the exons CTCCCGTTCCCTGTCATAGGTTCTATGAATGGCGTCCATATGTTTGCAAGCAATCATGGGGTATCCCTCGTCACAACCACAACTGAAGATTCAAAAGTCGCCTGGAAAGTGTTTCATGATAG TATTAAGTTAATCCTGGTGTCGCACGATGATCAAGCTAACGACAAATATTACCTGCAGTGCCTCGATTTGCTCTTTAACGGTATGGTGCTACTCTGTGGACTGGAAGAACTCACAAAAATAAGGAATGTCGAGCGgttaaaaaaagaaattaag GTTTCTCTGCCCTTAGCCGAGACGTTACTTGAACAAGCTGACCTCCCTCTAATATGTGACCTGACAGGCTGTGTCGACATGGTGGCTACCTCAGAAAGTGCAACGTTACAG AACTGCATAGATGCCTTTGCTGAGTCAGCAGAAAGTCCATACGGGTGCTTATTTGTCTACGGGAAAGTCGTCGTGGCAACCAAAAAATGGTGGAATCTGACATCCATGGAACAAATCTTACTTTCGTTGCTCATTCACACTCTGCCAAAATGTTCGTGCCGGGATTTGGTGGTTTATCTCCCCGATACGAGCCCAAAAGTACCTCATCGCTTGTTGATGTTCCAGCTCGTGCAAGGCGTTGAGGCGTGTGTAATATGCGGGCCAAAACCATCTTTAGCAGAATTACAAAGAGAT GTTAGTCGATTCTGGAGAACAGTTTTTGAACCGCTGAAGACATTGACGTGGAGTCATCCCCGAAACTTTCCAACCAGTATTGTATTAGATAAAAACATTTTAGG GTTTTTATTGGTGAACAGCGAGTCCAAAAGATGTCTCTACTCCGTCCACATACAACAAGAGGCAGAACCAAACACCGGCAGACGACACTGCAAGACGTTACCACCAAAACAATGCAGAGAAATTCTCCGGTCATTTTATAAATCTGTCTGTGGGACTCTGTTCACGACATTATCATCACCGAAGATCATACCAGCATCAG CACAAGACCAAGATCACCAAATCAGCTCACTCAACCACGCCACACATGGAACATATCTAGTTTCGCCAACTCATAAATGTTACGCCCTCAAGAACAAAACCATCCAACTTTATGTGCTATTCTCGTCCAGTATACCTACATATGCCATGAG ATCCGTATCGAACAAGACCCTCGGTGCTCTCACAAAGGATAAGACCATGCAGTTATAG